A single genomic interval of Apteryx mantelli isolate bAptMan1 chromosome 21, bAptMan1.hap1, whole genome shotgun sequence harbors:
- the MVB12B gene encoding multivesicular body subunit 12B isoform X6: MRSCFCLRRGSSDPPPPPPAARATDQSIMPEVRDLSDALPDLPMDPITGVGVVASRNRAPTGYDVVAQTADGLDADLWKDGLFKSKVTRYLCFTRSFSKENSHLGNVLVDMKLIDIKDTLPVGFIPIQETVDTQEVAFRKKRLCIKFIPRDSTEAAICDIRILGRSKQAPPQYTFIGELNNMGIWYRMGRVPRNHESSQPTTPPSQVPSSTPAPNLPRNSNESFDTAVNAKTKLVSNAEYSTMETQLASPTAMQTVLFSCWLTL, from the exons atGAGGAGCTGCTTCTGCCTGCGCCGGGGGAGCagcgacccgccgccgccgccgccagccgcacGGGCAACA GATCAGTCCATAATGCCTGAAGTGCGAGACCTTTCAGATGCTTTGCCCGACTTGCCGATGGATCCGATCACAGGTGTTGGCGTCGTTGCATCCCGTAACCGAGCACCGACAGGTTACGATGTA GTTGCACAAACAGCAGATGGCTTGGATGCTGACCTCTGGAAAGATGGCTTATTTAAATCCAAGGTCACACGATACCTGTGCTTCACGAgatcattttcaaaagaaaat agtCATTTAGGCAATGTCTTGGTTGATATGAAGCTCATTGATATCAAGGACACATTACCTGTGGGCTTCATCCCCATCCAGGAGACTGTTGATACAC AAGAGGTAGCTTTCAGAAAGAAGAGACTGTGCATTAAATTCATCCCTCGAGATTCTACAGAGGCAGCAATCTGTGATATCCGAATTCTGGGTAGATCTAAACAAGCCCCTCCTCAATACACATTCATAGG GGAACTGAATAATATGGGCATTTGGTACCGGATGGGCAGAGTTCCACGAAACCATGAATCTTCACAACCCACAACTCCTCCTTCCCAAGTACCGTCTTCAACACCAGCTCCTAACTTGCCTAG GAACAGCAACGAATCGTTTGATACTGCAGTGAATGCTAAGACAAAACTGGTGAGCAATGCAGAATACAGCACTATGGAGACTCAGCTGGCCAGCCCAACAGCAATGCAAACTGTTCTCTTCAGTTGTTGGCTAACATTGTAA